The genomic DNA atgAGAATATCACTGTAGCCTCAGTGTATTGCAGTTGCCAATGGTGAGCCAGGGTCAGTGCTGTGACACGTATATTGACACATTTCCTCAAGTTTTGCATCAGTGGTACAAGAGTGTGTTTACCTGTTCCCTCCTCCTGTTTTTGCTTATGGTTTAGATGTTTCTCCCAGATTGCCTGTCCCTTCACAGGCCTTTGGTTTGCACTTCAAACCTTGCCTAGTCTAGTCTAGTCTACTTAACTTGAAAATTAGTTTGGGTCTAGGGTGGGTTTCAGGATTTTATGACTATTCTGAAGATTCAAAAATCAGTGAGTATTGAAAGtcttaataaaaattacaacTTTGGGGTTGAGGAGGTGAGACTGGCAATGGCTTAGAAGAATTTGTCAAGTATATTATATGTATTTGTGACAGTACATCCAGATCCAAATTTATAGCTGTTATCAATAATTAATGTCTCTTATATgcttcctccccccccccagttATTTGCTAAAAGAAAATAGCATGCTAAATAATTTAGCTTAAATATATTCTGTAGTGAGATGCTGTTCTGTAATCTGTCCAGGTGGATTTCTTTGTCCTGTGGGTTCTGACCTTAGGACAGCTTTGCTTGCTGGGAGGTTTTATTGACAAGTCCTGATGCCAACAAGCACACCTGGGATGAGCCCGGAGTGCTGCTTCAGCTGTCTATGCAATGTAGTTGTAGTTCAAGAAAtgtcaaatgtatttttttctaaactttgGGAAGTGGTTtgcttgtgattttttttttgtgggggagggttgttttggtttttatacTTGCAGCTTGTGTTTTACAGCTTTACAGCCCACAGGTTTTGAGGTGGTTTATGTTCCCTGTACTGCACTTGAGCTGTTCTGTTGGTGGTACATCAGGCTCACCTTGCAGACATTTCACATGTGAAAGTTGCAAACACCCCCCTTTCTAATTGTTACTGTTTCAGCCATTCCTGTACTTCATATGTTAAATTTCTTCatctggagcagcctgttccatgTTCCTTAAGCTGGAGTGAAAAAGGACTTCAATAGCCATAGCAGACTGCCTTCTCCTAATTGCTTTATGGCACTGTTGACAAAAGCCTTTCTAGAAATATCTCTATATAAAAGGACAAGGACTTTCAGCCTTGCATCATAACCCTCTCCCTACAGagtatttttccctcttgttttTTGAACAAGACTTGCATGCTTAGCTGAACAGATTCAATTATTTTCACCCTGGATGACTGAAAACAAGAGTAATTGGAATAACAAAACAGAGGCACAGAGTAGGTTGTTTTGTCCCCCTGCTGTGACACACCACCACATCAGTATTATGGAGCGATGCTTCGCCTCAGTTTTCAGAAGCTTTTAGTGACTGATTGTGCAAAGCTTTTATGCTTCTAACTGTGCTCTAGTGCCTGAAGTTAAGTACAAGCAAACGTTTTGACATTGGGGCTTTGACCTAGAATCGAAAGTTGCTTTGAAGATGCGATGTAGATATCTGACATTTTCTCTCACTTccctctctttttaaaattttcttttagtaCATAATAACATGTGGGCTTGATTGTTTGATGTTTTTCTCACCATGTGGCCAATTGAGTCTGTGAATTGAATTGTcttatgttttaaaatctgtgtattCCTCTAAAATCCCGTTACTGGTGCCCGCATACCTTCTGCTTGTCACTGGGTCTGTTCTGTCTGTTGCCCTTGTGCCTTTCCAGTTATTCAGCATCTAAAGATTGTACTGAGGCATGTGACAGCTGAGAACTGAAAACTAATGCAGCCTTGCCCAGTGATAATACAGAACAGATAGCTTGCAGGTGATGTTTTTGGAGATGACACTACCTGCTGTAATTTCTAAACCTTGTGTAGTGCCAGCACCTGTTGCAGTACAAGGTAACTTACATTCACACTACTGAGCTATATGGGCTTAGGATTCTGTTTGTACAGCTTGGGAACTTGGATGTTGTTCTAATTTTGTGATCAAGTTGCTTAAAAATGAAGGATATATCCTTTCTCATCCCAGGTGTCAAGTGTTTCAAAGCACCTCATCACTTtctgaataattaattatttcctttgtcACTTCAGGTATTTCTGGGAAAAGCCAGCTTCTGTTTGCACTGGTCTTCACTACTCGTTACCTGGACCTCTTCACTTCATTCATTTCATTGTATAACACATCTATGAAGGTAGAGTATACTGAAGAGTTAGAAAAGCCAGTGATGTTGCATGCAGAGTGCataatttcattaataaaaGCCACTTTGAATGACCCACTGCACAATTGTTACAGAGTAAGTTCTAGATGGGCTTTAGATAAAGAATGTGGAAGATGGACTCAAAATCCTGCGTCTTTTGCTGCACTCCACgtccaattttaaaaaaactgtttGTATCAGGACTGTGACATTTAGAACAAATGGCATTGTGgttattgaaaataaaagcttttggaaaaacagTTCAAATAAACTGTATTCCTCAACTGAGACATTAAAGCTCAACTAAATCTCCTTTTATTCACTACAAGGTAAATTAGTATTCAGAATGCACTGCCAGAATTGCAGCTAGTGTCTGGTCAGAGGCTGATCAAAAGTTGACAGGAGTGAGCTCTAAGGAATGTAGCTTTTGTGAGTTATACCCCTGTCACTTGCACACTGAATGTCAGTGAGCCTGAATTTGAGTTTGTTACTTCTTATTCATTCCTGCAATTTCTGGTGCTGagtacaagaaaacaaagcagtagTCTGGGAGAGGGCAGTATGTTCGTGCTTTTTAAATCCAATTCCTTTATTCTGGGATTTTCCTGATGCTTTTCAGCTTTAATTCAGAGGGCAGTATAACTTTGCCAAGAGGAAAGACTAAATAATCAATAAGGCAAATCGTACTGAAGAATTAGGGAAataatactgtaaaataaaattttgtgtCTTAAACTCACACTTGCTTTCCAACAAGTGAAATGTGTATGCTTAAGTTTTAATATTAACAGTATAGATGAAGAGCTGTggattaaataaaatattcttgaaaCAGAAGCTTTTTCCGTCTGCAGTTTCTGATTGGAAGGTACTGTTAGGTGCACTAAAGGAGCAGGTGGGGGGttttgccatttatttatttatttattggttGTGATTCAGGGCCATGACCACATCTTTGTTCTGCAGCCCTCCTAACCAGAAAAGGAATGAATGTGGAAATACTAACTTTGAAAATGGTTCCGTTTCAAAGGTTACTGCTTAGAAAGACTGTTGGATATAATTGTCTTTTCAGCCCATTGTTGTAGTGTCAAGATGAAGCTGCTTGAGTATCCCAACACAACTTTGTGTTCTATTTGCATACATTTAGGAGTATATAATGTTACACAGTCACTGAGAATAGTTGAGAACTTGAGAGAACTTCAGTTGAGAAGTCGAGAGTTGAGATTCTTGTGATGAAGAAATCTGTAATATAAGAAATTTGGATTCATTCACACTTCCTTAGTGTCTCCTTTGACTATACCAGCTGTGATTAGTTTACATCTGTAGTAAAGGTTCTCTGTATCCTGTCCTGTCGTCCTTTATCTTTACTCAGCTGGGATGCTTGTGTAGCAGAGCCTTTGGATTCTGAGCTCCTTAATACAGTATTTGTAGGATTTTGTATCTGTGAGCAGAGCTTTTAGTGATTAATAGCATCTGCAAACAGTTGGATTTTTAATCTGTTACTTCTCCGTTGCAAAGAAGCCTTTTTTAATGTGATAAATGGTTTGGAACATTTAATCTTTGTGCTGAAACTGGCAGAAGCTAAAATATTTGTCTAGTCTGCTGTACTGTGTTGACTCCAGGACAATGAGCTCTGTCCTGATGATGGCAGATTGACCTTTAGAAAGTCTTAGATTCTCTCTGATTCTGTTTTCTCACCTGTAAAATCAAGCTTTTTGCTCATTCCACAGGGAATAGCTATAAAGTGTACTGTGCCATAACCATTCAAAATGGTTAGACATCAGCTCAGACTGAATTCTGGTTCATTGCTTCTCATAGTCTGTTAGTCTTGCAGGTTTTGTGGCCTGGTGGCTGGTGAAGAACAGTGTCCAGTTGTCACTCTTCAGATTTTAGAGATGTTTAAACGTCCAAAGCAAATCAGCTTGTTTGTGATATGTAAATGGTTGTCTGAATGGGGcttattgaatatttttttaattgccacaTGAGCCACACCACGCTGGGCATTTTGAATGTAGAAAGGCCCCTTCCATTATTACTGTGTCTATGCACCTGCACATTTTTAACCTAAAGGTTTGGGGCCAGTgcttcccctgcagctgcagaacatGTATTCCTTCTCCAGTCACTTCCTTAGTTCTGTCTACTCTGGAAAGGGTCTTCACCTTTGGGCAATCAGTTCAACCATGTGATGCctttaaagcaacaaaaccagtaGAGCCCAGAGTCACTCATTTTGAATTATTACTCTGCTGACAAAAGTTAAGCACCACCAACAGCCAGCTAAACCACGTAAACAATGCAAAGAATCCAAAAAGACCACACTTACTCCTCTTAGTGCTTATTCAGGCAGTGTGATTTAATCCTGGAACCTCTATGgattgttttggtgttttgtttctttctttccttgcccTCAGCTTATCTACATCGCTTGCTCGTACGCCACCGTGTACCTGATCTACATGAAGTTCAAGGCCACCTACGATGGAAACCATGACACCTTCCGAGTGGAGTTTCTGATAGTTCCTGTTGGTGGGCTCTCCTTTCTTGTCAATCATGACTTCTCTCCTCTGGAGGTGAGTTGATTGTGGGcaggagattattttttttttccttaaaatatttagaatgtGAAGATGAGCATTTTTAGTCTGACTGGTAAATGGTTGAAGGGTGTCTGTGTTTAATAGGTTCAGGCTAATGCTTTCCTCAAAGAATCTGTGTGGTGCAGATGTCTGTGCAAATTTAAGGCACCTCAGGAGATCAGCATTGATTATTTCATTAAGCAGAAGACTGTGTTTTTCCCAGTACACTCTGATGGCTGTATTAATTCAGAattccttttgttctgtttgttaaAGAAATCCCCAGGAATGCAGTTCGTGAATAGTTGGTGCCACCtggtgaaaacaaaaggaattatACTACTACTTAAATGTTATAGAATTGCAAATGGTCTAGATTAATAAAAAGAATTGCATTATATTTAAAGTGCAGCTGTGTGTTtaattgcagaaaaaatatgttaaaaatgtaattataggGAGTTCAAACAGGTAATTTTTCCTACAAAATAGAGAATAACTTTAGATGCTTGTTTTACGTGGACTGAGGTGCATTTTTATATTGGGGTTAAATGAATTTATTATAGAGTAAGGGAATTTGAATTGCAACACTTTGAGACGTATTTTAGATTTTGCTCTGTGTTAACTCATTCtttaaacagataaaaaatggagaaacatTAGGGGTGAAAAAGGACTTCATCTTCCCTGCAGATTTCACAGCATGGGCTCTGTAAGCTGTATTTCATGGTAATGTGAACTGGAAGCACACAAGTTCCCTCACAAGTGAACTTGTTGTGTGCCAGCTCAGCAGACAACTGGTTTGGAGAGTCTGCTGTCTGTCAGGAGAGTTCCCTCCTACCATCCTCTGGTTATGAAgctttcactttgtttttcctgtacCAAGGAAAGTTTGCCAAAATACTGTACCTGTATGAATAGGTATTCATCCATAACATTGTTAGAGAGTGAGAATGTTTTCTGTCCTACTGTTACCAGTAAGACAGTTGAATTTGCCTGTGGTTTTGTCCTTTCAGATACTGTGGACCTTCTCCATCTATCTGGAATCGGTTGCTATTCTCCCTCAACTTTTTATGATCAGCAAAACTGGGGAAGCAGAGACCATCACTACTCACTATCTTTTCTTCTTGGGTCTGTACCGTGCCTTGTACTTAGTCAACTGGATTTGGCGCTACTACTTTGAGGGATTTTTTGACCTCATAGCTGTTGTTGCTGGTGTGGTCCAGACCGTTCTGTACTGTGACTTCTTCTATTTGTATGTTACAAAAGGTAAGTAGTGCAGTAACTTCCAGCTTCAGGTTGTGGAATGTAGCAGTTAACAGGTTCATAGGATCTGCTGCATCAGCATTAGGAGGCTTGTTAATTCTGTGTGCAAATTAGTGCTGAAATATCCTTAATTTATCAAGTACATTTTTGCTTCCGGGGAGCATTTCTGGGGTATGGGTAGAATATAAATGTATAGATGGTCTGATGAACTTTTGGAAAAACTTAAGTATGGCTAAGTATATATTGCTGTTGCCTTCCATGGATAAGCATGATCCTCCTGCATCCCCTGACTATCTACACCGTTATGTGCAGGTCCTGTGCTTACAGACACACCTTTCTCAGTGGTTTAAATACCATAAAAGTTGAAAGTGTTTTGGATGTTTCTGTTCATGCTGAGTGTAGAAGCAGACACTTCTGCTGGGTGCATTAACAATTCTGCCCTTACTCACATCTCAACTTCTATCATGTAACCACAAAGCTGCATGGGGCTGTGTTGTTTTAGTCATAATTCCTAAGAGACTGTGGTGAGCAGCTAGTATGTCCTATGAGGATGAAAAGTGGGAATTCCTGGGTGCCACAAGAGGGCAAGATGAGAGTTGTTAATTCTAGTTTTACCAGTATGTACTGGAAGGAGAGAGGCAGTCTGGCAGGACTGTGTGCAGTGGGCCTATTTGGTGTGAAAGGTTTCGGTCCCTTGCACATTTTAACAGTGTTTGCTTCTCCTGTATCACAACTTTGTTTTGCtgactgttttctttcccacttttccttGCAGTTCTCAAGGGAAAGAAGCTCAGTTTGCCAGCGTAAGTGCCAAAACATCACCAGCATCTGTCCTTTTGGATGCTTGGACAGAACAATCCTTATCACAAGCAAAGGCGAAGATGCTTGAGACAGAAAGTCAGAAACACAGCTCTTTATAGTGCAGGTAGTCATCAGCGGCTCTGTAAGAACGGAGGAAAAACAACCAGCAGATTTCTGTTTGATGCATCTTgcctttatcttttttattactATGTATAAAGATTTTTTACATAAAGAAACTTATACTGTATTAATAAATTCAGTGTATGGTTTCAATTGGAATAGTTCCAAAAGTGAGATTTTTGTGAGATTGTTTATGACCAGGAACAAGTGCaaacgttttttttttttaattttcaagattttctttgaaatgactgattttttttcttttttttttttttcagtgcacaaATATGTGCATCCTTGATGGATGGTAGTCATCTGTTCTTTCCCTTTGATTCAGTTTTCATTCcactatatttattttttttccaaaaggcGAATATATGTCAACTCTAAATCTGAAACCACCGATGTTTGATGTGATGTGCTGGTGCCCAGTCTTTGTGCCATCTGCTGACATGGAGTTCCTTATTCAAAATGTATGTTGGTGCTAGAAGGGGAACAGTCACATTTTGTAGTTGTTCCCCTTCTAAAACAGACTGATGGCAAGAGGGCAGCGAGGAAATCACTTGAGGCCACAAGGACGGGCCCTTTCCTGTTCTGCCATGATGTCTGGGAAGGTCATCCCAATAATGAAAGCACTTGGCAGCCCAGGTCGTGAGGGGTGAGATGCGATCGTGTTACTTAGTGGCAAATGTTTGTGACTGTGTTGTTTGTTCAGGAAGAGAAGGTTAAATATCTTGGAtgtccagccctgctccaccATTACAGCTGTAGGAATGGGAGACTTGTAAGTTGTTGATTACAGAAATCTGTGGGTGATCATTTGAAACAATATCTACATTTTCTTATTAATGAATGCTTTATAAGCAATTTCCATGTTCAGCTTCAAGTGGTTTTCAATGTCACTTTTGgacaattaatattttttttataaacttttcAGAATCAGCAGCACCAGTTACCATTCTTCATCCTTTAAATGATTCCCTTTTTTTACTGAGCTGTTGCATGATTTATCCTGTGTTACCATCCTCAATAAACACTTTATGAAATGGTGAAAACagtttggttttatatttttttttcattcctgaacATGAAAGTTTTCTGTTCGCCTGGGACTGGATGAAACGTTGCAGTGAGGACAAGTTGGTTATGTCCTTGCTGTATTGAAATACGAAGTTTTTAAGGCTCTGAGGGGCATTATAATTGATGGAAGCAATGATGACTGAGTTCTGCTTGTTTAGTAAGAGCTCAGTCTCCAGCCGGGTGCAGAGGAGGATTTAGTGCTTGTATGTGTTTTATCTCCTTCAATTTAATTTGCCGTCGTTATCTCCCTCGTCAGTGCTGGTTCTCGTTCCTAAGCCCAGCTGAGCAGTGTTTATTGCAGCCGCGGTGCTGCCGTCTCCTCTGTCCCAGCGCTCCCCAGCGCGGTCTGTCCGTGTGCTGGACTggcgggccgggccgcccgCTGAGGCCCGCGGGAGCTccgggcggggccggagccgccTCCTCGCTCTGTGCCGGTACCGGcggccctgctccagcctcctcaCGGGGCGGGGTGACGTCACTGGTGGGCGTGACGTCACGGGGCGGTGACGTCAGGGCGCCCAATCCTCCCTGCGGCCACGCCCGGCCCCGCCCGAGCCGCACCGCGCACGCGCCCTGGGTGCCCCCGCCGTTCCCGCCGCTCCGCGCGCGcgccccggggcggggcggggctcCCGCCAGGCGCGTGCGCGGCGCGGCCCGAtcgggcggggcggggcgaTGTCAGCAGCGCGGTGTGGGCGTCGTGACGTCACGGCAGCGTGACGTCGTGCCCGCCCCGGCGGGCGGTGAAGTCTTtggcggcggggggggggggacggGGCTCGGGCGGCCCTgagggagcggcggcgggaCCCGCAGGATGCCGGGGCTCGTAGTGTTCGGCCGGCGCTGGGCCATCGGCAGCGATGACTTCGTGCTCCCGGGGGCCTTCGAGCTGTTCGTCAGGCTGGTGTGGTAAGGCGCGCCCCGGGGCCGCTgcccgccggcccggccgctTCCCGGCGGGGTGAGCGGTGCCCGCGCCCGGGCGGTGTCCGGCCGTGGCGCATCCCCcgcggtgcggtgcggtgccCGCGCTGCCGGAGCGCTCCGGGCCGCCGGCACCCGCTGTGCTGCATCTCCGAGTAGCGCTCGTGTGGTTTCGTAATTAATACCGGGACTGCTTTGTGTCCGCCAGCCGCGGTGCTTTGGGCTCGGAGGGAGGGAGTAGCACCACGCTCGGAGCCCGTGGCTCGACTGAATTGTAATTCCTGCTGAGTGCTCGTGTAGTGGTTTCATTCTGACACTTTCCTTATGTAACAGGTCCCTTGCTGTTAATCTTTGTGCAACGCTTTCCTTACGACGAGCGCTACCTATCAGGTGATCACTTGGCAGCAGGCGCGTCCCCCTTCCGGCTATAACTCTTGTTATCTCACGTCCCGGCAGGTGGATTGGGATTCTTGTCCTTTACACGGTTCACAAGGGGCAATTTAACTGTCCTGGGGGAGGATTGCTGCACAGCTACCTGCTCGGCCTCCTCATTCTTCTGGCTTCCATAATATGTGCGTTATCTGCTCTTGTATACATCAGTATGCAAGGTAAATAGTTGATAATGATATTTTGTGTTTATCTACTAGAATTGTAATAGATACGTGGTTTTAATCCGGAGCTGACATTAAAAGCCACCAAAAGTTGAAATGTTTTGATGGTAGTCAGACTTGAAAAACTCCATCAGCATTAACATACTTGCTTTAATAGTATTATCTTTATTAGTCTGGAATCTAACATAATAAATAGACACAACATCTTAGTGGAGCTAATGGTTCATTGCCATCAGAGCATCCTGAAAACTCTCTCTGCATGACCGCTGATGAAACACTGCTCCACCTCTCTGACAGGAATTTAGGGAAATGCATCCAGAATCATATGAACTATCGTGTCAGTTCTGCCTTGCATGGGCAGGTTTAGTCATGTCTTGTAAAAGTCCCTTAGCTGCAGCGGGCTGCTTGgggaaaaacacacagaaaagtgAATTGTATAAATGTCATAATAAAACTGACAGTGAGTACTGTTAAATAGAGCAGGACCCACAGCTTGAACTGAATGGCTGAACAGAAGTAAGGATCCCAGTGCAACTTCTAATCATTTGTAGAAATGGTTCATTTTGGGTTAAAATTGCTAGGGAAGCTTTTTTCTGGTGAAGCACCTGATCATCGAAGTAATGTTAAGAGGATTagtttgaaaaatgtgtgtggTCTCTGGAGTAACAGATGAGACTCCACAGTTTCTAATATATTGGTTCTCATGACAcaatgaaaataagtatttatgCTTCTGTAAATAAGTATTTATACTTCTTTCAATTTAAGCAATTTTAAGAGTGCATGAAGAGAAAATGACAGAGCAGAAGTGTGGATGATAATCGTGGCCTTGAATCTGACCACTGGTTTTCCTAGAGTTTTCAGAGGAGGGGAAGTAAGATCAGGCAGACTGTGCTGTTTATATCAAagtttcacagaatattctgggttggaagggacctacaaggatcactgagtccgTCTCTTAGGTGAATGGCCCATCCAGGGGTCAAACCCATATCCTTGGTGTTGTCAGCACCAGGCTCTAACCAAAGCTGCAGAGGTGAGAGAGGTAACTGTAAATAGCAGTAATAAAAGACCCTTGTTCGGTATGAAAGTACAGCTATTGTGTTGTAAAGGCCGTTGTAACTAAGAGATGGAAGAATTCTGAAGCTGAATaaatttctaagaaaataaaaggtgagGTGTGTTGGACTGTGGTTGTAATGTGTGGGTTTGGGTGTGCTGGGTCTTGCACCAGcccttgtgctgtgctggcagttGGTGATGCCAGCAGGGAACCTGGCTGGAGTCTCCACACCCTGTGGGTGgtgctgagaaaggaaaagttgtttAGAGGAACTACAGTTCCATCTGATTGTGTCTGTGTAAGCAACCACGCTGCTACAGGACAGGCTGCGACCTGGGAATGGGAAAAAGCAACCTCTGGATCGAGGGCTTCTGAAACAGTTTGATCACTGGGTGTGAACCACAGCTGTGTAATTGGAAAAAAGTTTCCAAAGTTGTTTTTGTTCAGCAGCCTTTATAAATTGCCTGTCTACACCTGAGCACGCACACCCCGCTCAGGTGTACCTCATTACCTTGGGATCAGCAAACTGGTTTAAGGAGATGAGTTGGCCAAAAGTTACTCCCTTTTTATTGCCTGAGAGTGCTAAAACAAAGAGCTTGTTAGTAAATTAACAAAGCAGAGAATAGCCTGAGAAGTATTTGTCCTGGTAATGGTCCTACTTTTGTTCTCCTATTATTTAGTAACTCCATTAACAAAACTTCATAATAGCCCAGCAAAATAgcatctgaaaattaaatattcaacCAACTAAAAGCTAAATAGAATAATAAAGGGCCCCAAGTGTTATGAGGAGCTGTAGGTGAGCCATTGCTCCTGGATGCAGCTTTGGCTTatgctgggcacagcactgctgccccaAGTTCAGTGCAGAATTGTCTCTGACTAgagttggtttgggttttagtAAATTCTAAGAATCACAGCTATAAACCcattgttgtttttctttgcttcagtgATAGCTTTCCATTAGTATGAAAGAACTTGATCGTTTCAGTTGTTTCTTACTTTCTGTAAAGCCCAGAAAGTTCATGTTTCCAGATAGGATTTTGTGTTCTTGAGGTGCATTCATGAGCGgttcttgttttaaattctCTCTCTAATTTCAGGAACAATTTCTAATCCAGGCCCAAGAAAATCACTTCCCAAAATACTTTATACTCGCCTCCTTCTCTACTTCCCTGAATTCATCTGGGCTGTTGTAGGAGCTGTGTGGGTGTCAGACAACAGTGTGCAGTGTGAGAAGACTGTGATAAATGGCGTCATTGGGACAGTTATTGCAAGGTAAAGGTGCTTTCCCACAAATCTGAGCTTGGTAGTGTATGTGAGAAGGAAAATGGTCTCCTTCCCTAAAAAATCTGCTTGCCTTGGGAGAGAGAGCATgtcctgcagagaaggaaaggaggtgAAGATCAGAAAGGGTAAGAGGGACAATGGGAGTGTAGAAAACTGGATAAATGTGAAGGGGATAGTAACAAGGTCACTTAGCTGGTGTTGAAAAATGGAGCTGTCACACctctgggctgctgcttccaaagcacagggctgggattcCAGGTTTGGTGCCCTGTGTGAACTGAACTGACAGCCTTGTTCTGGTGCCCAGAGTATTGCAAGCCCAGTGCCAAGAGCTGCACCCtcaggacagcagcagaggtCTCCATACAGAATTCCATACCCAGCCGCGTTTTCTGCCTGTCAAGATCTGTTGTTGGGATTTCTTGCACACTTGCCAGAAGTGTCTGGTTTCACAGATCAGTTATCCCACTCCCTCCTGTCTGGCAGCTGGATTATCATCGTCTTCACCATCGTTGGAGTTGTCATTGTCTTTGACCCCCTCGGGGGGAAGAAGACATTCTGTCTGCCCGACGGTGTGAGCCGCAACCTGGAGAGCAGCCAGTCGGGGCAGCTGCTGTACAACGTGAAGAGCTCTGCCACCAGGGTGTGGGAGAAGAGGATCcggctgctgtgctgctgcatcgTGCAGGACGATGACCACCGGGTGGCCTTCACCAGCATCGCCGAGCTCTTCCGCAACTACTTCTCAGTAAGAGGGAGCGCCTCGCTTGTGTTCCCAGAGAGCTCTGCAGTGTTGAGCTCTGGGGTGGTTTTACACAGTCTTCCATGTCTTTGTGCAGGACACTGATCTGGTGCCAAGTGATATAGCAGCTGGTTTGATTCTGCTCCATCAAGAGCaagataaaatggaaaattgcCCCAAGGAGCCTGAAGAAGTCCTGTGTCATTCTCCATCGTCTCTTGTGGTAAGATAGGGTTGGTGCAGCCTCTGGTGTAATTATTGTAGGAAATGGTGCCAAAGCAAATTGAAATGCACTTCTTTCTGTAGagggttttcttggttttgtttattcttttaattaaattaaacacTGGAATAAAAATTTGTAACAGTGTAAGGTATTaataaatgcagagaaaacaacTTGATGAGTTTATAGccaaacatttttctgcctttgcatGAGTAGAACTTATATCTGAATGGGAATTCAGTGCAAAAAAGGAACCATTTAGGACATTTGATCATTGTTGAACAGTtgggagagaaagggaacaGAAGGAGAATATAATATTTGGTGCCTTTTGCATAGAACTGAGAAGATAGTCTTCTAGTATGTATTGTGGGCTGTTTGTCTGCTGCAAATACCCAGACAGGGTAAGAACAGAAATagcatcttttaaaatgcttgcaGGGGGTGGGTTAGTTTGCTAACTGATTTTTGCTGGTCTTCAGTGGAAAAGtgcctttgtaatttttttcccctccttttggCCTGTGTTTCATAGATGTATATAGTTTTACTTCAACCAGTGCATCTCTGTCAACTTGCTTTTGAATCCAGCCAGTGTGATGGGGTCGTGCTTTAAAAGTCTGTACCAGAGAGATCTGCTGCAGACTCTTTAGCCTT from Corvus cornix cornix isolate S_Up_H32 chromosome 14, ASM73873v5, whole genome shotgun sequence includes the following:
- the KDELR2 gene encoding LOW QUALITY PROTEIN: ER lumen protein-retaining receptor 2 (The sequence of the model RefSeq protein was modified relative to this genomic sequence to represent the inferred CDS: inserted 1 base in 1 codon), translating into MNIFRLTXDLSHLAAIIILLLKIWKSRSCAGISGKSQLLFALVFTTRYLDLFTSFISLYNTSMKLIYIACSYATVYLIYMKFKATYDGNHDTFRVEFLIVPVGGLSFLVNHDFSPLEILWTFSIYLESVAILPQLFMISKTGEAETITTHYLFFLGLYRALYLVNWIWRYYFEGFFDLIAVVAGVVQTVLYCDFFYLYVTKVLKGKKLSLPA